A stretch of the Panicum virgatum strain AP13 chromosome 9N, P.virgatum_v5, whole genome shotgun sequence genome encodes the following:
- the LOC120689600 gene encoding ACT domain-containing protein ACR3-like isoform X1, whose protein sequence is MGGAPRVSSAAEINKIDGGKKGFLKRLRRPNRREGGRPAAGSPAFSAMKYVSGPYFEPDFDPLLDRFGTPGVVVDNETREDCTLVKVDSVNRDGVLLEMVQLLTDLDLVISKSYISSDGGWLMDVFHVTDQIGRKLTDPSLPEFIQRALVPSHRPGNGPSPRFTTCLGNVIGPGGPDVSDCAALEFTVHDRPGLLSSITSVLADNGCHVESGQAWTHNGRAAGVLYVTATADGAALHPSRWARIERLVDAVVDARENVTGERHWVRVSELVQGRVHTERRLHQLMHDDRDYESGPAPTPVDEELFSMGDKAATARTARRAETRVSIDSWEERGYAVVKMTSRDRPRLLFDTVCALTDMHYVVFHATVGSQGALAIQEYYIRHKDGRTVHSNAERQKVSRCLVAAVERRATHGMRVEVRAADRSGLLSDFTRVLREHGLSLLRVELKRHKDEATGTFYLVMDTGGEVRTEAVRTVQARVAEMDVSLEIVKEAPGWPPVRKTSVPAAPLAARQQQAQERPRPSLGSLLWSHLGKLSNNFSY, encoded by the exons ATGGGGGGCGCTCCTCGT GTTTCCTCTGCGGCGGAGATAAATAAGATCGACGGAGGAAAAAAAGGATTCTTGAAGCGATTGCGGCGGCCGaataggagggagggaggccggccggcggcgggctcgcctGCGTTCTCTGCGATGAAGTACGTCTCCGGGCCGTACTTCGAGCCGGACTTCGATCCGCTCCTCGATCGCTTCGGCACTCCCGG GGTCGTCGTCGACAACGAGACGCGCGAGGACTGCACGCTCGTGAAg GTTGACAGCGTGAACCGGGACGGCGTGCTGCTGGAGATGGTGCAGCTGCTCACCGATCTCGACCTCGTCATCTCCAAGTCCTACATCTCCTCCGACGGCGGCTGGCTCATGGATg TGTTCCACGTCACGGACCAGATCGGGCGCAAGCTGACGGACCCGTCACTCCCCGAGTTCATCCAGCGGGCGCTCGTGCCGTCCCACCGGCCCGGCAACGGCCCGTCGCCCAGGTTCACGACGTGCCTCGGCAACGTGATCGGCCCCGGCGGCCCCGACGTGTCGGACTGCGCCGCCCTCGAGTTCACGGTGCACGACCGGCCGGGGCTCCTGTCGTCCATCACCTCCGTGCTGGCCGACAACGGGTGCCACGTCGAGTCGGGGCAGGCGTGGACGCACAACGGGCGCGCCGCGGGCGTGCTCTACGtgacggcgacggccgacggcgCGGCGCTGCACCCGAGCCGGTGGGCGCGCATCGAGCGGCTGGTGGACGCCGTGGTGGACGCGCGCGAGAACGTGACCGGGGAGCGGCACTGGGTGCGCGTGTCGGAGCTCGTGCAGGGCCGCGTCCACACGGAGCGCCGGCTGCACCAGCTGATGCACGACGACCGGGACTACGAGTCCGGCCCGGCCCCGACTCCCGTCGACGAGGAGCTCTTCAGCATGGGCGACAAGGCGGCCACCGCCCGGACGGCTCGCCGCGCCGAGACCCGGGTGTCCATCGACAGCTGGGAGGAGCGGGGCTACGCCGTCGTCAAGATGACGAGCAGGGACCGCCCCAGGCTGCTCTTCGACACGGTGTGCGCGCTCACCGACATGCACTACGTCGTCTTCCACGCCACCGTCGGATCCCAGGGCGCCCTTGCCATTCAG GAATACTACATCCGGCACAAGGACGGGCGCACGGTCCACAGCAACGCCGAGCGGCAGAAGGTCTCGCGGTGCCTCGTCGCCGCGGTGGAGCGGAGGGCCACGCAT GGCATGAGGGTGGAGGTGCGCGCCGCCGACAGGTCCGGGTTGCTATCGGACTTCACCAGGGTGCTGCGGGAGCACGGCCTCTCGCTGCTCAGAGTCGAGCTCAAGAGGCATAAGGACGAGGCCACCGGCACCTTTTACCTCGTCATggacaccggcggcgaggtgcgcACCGAGGCGGTGCGCACCGTGCAGGCCAGGGTAGCCGAGATGGACGTCTCGCTCGAGATAGTCAAGGAGGCCCCTGGCTGGCCGCCGGTGAGGAAGACCAGCGTGCCGGCGGCCCCGCTTGCCGCCAGGCAGCAGCAGGCCCAGGAGAGGCCGAGACCTTCCCTGGGGAGCCTTCTATGGTCACACCTTGGGAAGCTCTCAAATAACTTCAGCTACTGA
- the LOC120689600 gene encoding ACT domain-containing protein ACR3-like isoform X2, producing the protein MKYVSGPYFEPDFDPLLDRFGTPGVVVDNETREDCTLVKVDSVNRDGVLLEMVQLLTDLDLVISKSYISSDGGWLMDVFHVTDQIGRKLTDPSLPEFIQRALVPSHRPGNGPSPRFTTCLGNVIGPGGPDVSDCAALEFTVHDRPGLLSSITSVLADNGCHVESGQAWTHNGRAAGVLYVTATADGAALHPSRWARIERLVDAVVDARENVTGERHWVRVSELVQGRVHTERRLHQLMHDDRDYESGPAPTPVDEELFSMGDKAATARTARRAETRVSIDSWEERGYAVVKMTSRDRPRLLFDTVCALTDMHYVVFHATVGSQGALAIQEYYIRHKDGRTVHSNAERQKVSRCLVAAVERRATHGMRVEVRAADRSGLLSDFTRVLREHGLSLLRVELKRHKDEATGTFYLVMDTGGEVRTEAVRTVQARVAEMDVSLEIVKEAPGWPPVRKTSVPAAPLAARQQQAQERPRPSLGSLLWSHLGKLSNNFSY; encoded by the exons ATGAAGTACGTCTCCGGGCCGTACTTCGAGCCGGACTTCGATCCGCTCCTCGATCGCTTCGGCACTCCCGG GGTCGTCGTCGACAACGAGACGCGCGAGGACTGCACGCTCGTGAAg GTTGACAGCGTGAACCGGGACGGCGTGCTGCTGGAGATGGTGCAGCTGCTCACCGATCTCGACCTCGTCATCTCCAAGTCCTACATCTCCTCCGACGGCGGCTGGCTCATGGATg TGTTCCACGTCACGGACCAGATCGGGCGCAAGCTGACGGACCCGTCACTCCCCGAGTTCATCCAGCGGGCGCTCGTGCCGTCCCACCGGCCCGGCAACGGCCCGTCGCCCAGGTTCACGACGTGCCTCGGCAACGTGATCGGCCCCGGCGGCCCCGACGTGTCGGACTGCGCCGCCCTCGAGTTCACGGTGCACGACCGGCCGGGGCTCCTGTCGTCCATCACCTCCGTGCTGGCCGACAACGGGTGCCACGTCGAGTCGGGGCAGGCGTGGACGCACAACGGGCGCGCCGCGGGCGTGCTCTACGtgacggcgacggccgacggcgCGGCGCTGCACCCGAGCCGGTGGGCGCGCATCGAGCGGCTGGTGGACGCCGTGGTGGACGCGCGCGAGAACGTGACCGGGGAGCGGCACTGGGTGCGCGTGTCGGAGCTCGTGCAGGGCCGCGTCCACACGGAGCGCCGGCTGCACCAGCTGATGCACGACGACCGGGACTACGAGTCCGGCCCGGCCCCGACTCCCGTCGACGAGGAGCTCTTCAGCATGGGCGACAAGGCGGCCACCGCCCGGACGGCTCGCCGCGCCGAGACCCGGGTGTCCATCGACAGCTGGGAGGAGCGGGGCTACGCCGTCGTCAAGATGACGAGCAGGGACCGCCCCAGGCTGCTCTTCGACACGGTGTGCGCGCTCACCGACATGCACTACGTCGTCTTCCACGCCACCGTCGGATCCCAGGGCGCCCTTGCCATTCAG GAATACTACATCCGGCACAAGGACGGGCGCACGGTCCACAGCAACGCCGAGCGGCAGAAGGTCTCGCGGTGCCTCGTCGCCGCGGTGGAGCGGAGGGCCACGCAT GGCATGAGGGTGGAGGTGCGCGCCGCCGACAGGTCCGGGTTGCTATCGGACTTCACCAGGGTGCTGCGGGAGCACGGCCTCTCGCTGCTCAGAGTCGAGCTCAAGAGGCATAAGGACGAGGCCACCGGCACCTTTTACCTCGTCATggacaccggcggcgaggtgcgcACCGAGGCGGTGCGCACCGTGCAGGCCAGGGTAGCCGAGATGGACGTCTCGCTCGAGATAGTCAAGGAGGCCCCTGGCTGGCCGCCGGTGAGGAAGACCAGCGTGCCGGCGGCCCCGCTTGCCGCCAGGCAGCAGCAGGCCCAGGAGAGGCCGAGACCTTCCCTGGGGAGCCTTCTATGGTCACACCTTGGGAAGCTCTCAAATAACTTCAGCTACTGA